One genomic window of uncultured delta proteobacterium includes the following:
- a CDS encoding UvrD/REP helicase family protein has translation MIDFSKELNPAQLEAATALDGPVLVIAGAGSGKTRTIVYRLANLVASGVPASKILLLTFTRKAAREMLERAERLVFRSGSAHISLAGVQGGTFHAFAYSVLRTFKPVGFERAATVMDSADMLAALQVCKGDLGLGGKGDKSFPKTQTILGYISKCRNREQDMETLLMREAPHLFPYAPDMQRLAAAYTAFKRDKSLLDYDDLLFELEKLLSVSREALAWCWKKHSHIMIDEYQDTNLVQARLASLLSGFSRGAFGPSPAEGAPDGETPQGGGNIMVVGDDAQSIYAFRGADVRNIRDFPHLFPGTRLIRLEENYRSTQPVLDLANAVLEGASEGYKKHLFTEKKGGDLPQVIRPRSDLSQANVVAQRIAELLALYPAREIAVLFRAGYQSYHLEIQLARMGVRFAKYGGIRYTEAAHVKDAVSFARLAVNPLDFTAFQRMASLTKGIGDKTCRKLYDALRHSDAGTVAKAAKKYPDFGADIAFVDSLRLRHLSPETLFGEIIAHYTPKLQELYPDDYPKRLQGLEQLAQIAASYTDLDLFISDLSLDDPFEEEGEREHVTLSTIHSAKGLEWSAVIIIDLVEERFPSRHALQRHEDLEEERRLMYVAVTRAREYLGLCVPATLYSRGSAVTVPAEPSPFIRIIPSTLYEEWLEGFTGLARRPVFTPPVGAARRSPFDVPDDDAPGDDALGERPAPPREFKPGPARAASIPPVPIADDAARGEGASAGLISPLRQGESGYCRHKVFGRGKIVQFLPPDKYRVNFPGMGLKVIMGAYLEIEKEG, from the coding sequence ATGATCGATTTTTCCAAAGAGCTGAACCCCGCCCAACTTGAGGCCGCGACCGCCCTTGACGGGCCGGTGCTGGTTATCGCGGGCGCGGGCAGCGGCAAAACGCGCACCATCGTCTACCGGCTCGCCAACCTGGTCGCCTCCGGGGTGCCGGCCTCCAAAATTCTGCTCCTGACCTTCACCCGCAAGGCAGCCCGTGAAATGCTGGAACGGGCGGAACGGCTCGTTTTCCGGAGCGGGTCCGCCCATATCTCTCTGGCCGGGGTGCAGGGCGGCACCTTTCACGCCTTTGCCTATTCCGTGCTGCGCACGTTCAAACCCGTGGGGTTCGAGCGCGCCGCCACGGTCATGGACTCGGCGGACATGCTTGCCGCGCTGCAAGTCTGCAAGGGCGACCTGGGCTTGGGCGGCAAGGGCGACAAATCGTTCCCGAAAACACAGACGATTCTGGGCTATATCAGCAAGTGCCGCAACCGCGAGCAGGATATGGAAACCCTGCTCATGCGCGAGGCGCCCCACCTTTTCCCCTACGCGCCGGACATGCAGCGGCTCGCGGCGGCCTATACCGCCTTCAAGCGCGACAAGAGCCTGCTGGATTACGACGATCTCCTGTTCGAGCTGGAAAAGCTCCTCAGCGTAAGCCGCGAGGCCCTTGCCTGGTGCTGGAAAAAGCACAGCCACATCATGATTGACGAATACCAGGACACCAACCTGGTCCAGGCCCGGCTGGCGTCCCTGCTTTCCGGGTTCTCGCGGGGCGCCTTCGGCCCTTCCCCGGCGGAGGGCGCCCCGGACGGCGAAACGCCGCAAGGCGGGGGCAACATTATGGTGGTGGGCGACGACGCCCAGTCCATCTACGCCTTTCGCGGGGCGGACGTCCGCAATATCCGGGATTTTCCGCACCTGTTTCCCGGCACCCGCCTTATCCGGCTGGAGGAAAACTACCGCTCGACCCAGCCGGTGCTCGATCTTGCCAACGCCGTCCTGGAAGGCGCGTCCGAGGGATACAAAAAGCATCTTTTCACGGAAAAGAAGGGGGGCGACCTGCCCCAGGTCATCCGGCCCCGGTCCGACCTGTCCCAGGCCAACGTGGTGGCGCAGCGCATCGCCGAGCTCTTGGCCCTGTACCCGGCGCGGGAGATCGCGGTGCTGTTCCGGGCCGGGTACCAGAGCTACCACTTGGAAATACAACTGGCCCGGATGGGCGTGCGGTTCGCCAAGTACGGGGGCATCCGCTATACCGAGGCGGCCCATGTCAAGGACGCCGTGAGTTTTGCCCGGCTCGCCGTGAACCCTCTGGATTTCACGGCCTTTCAGCGCATGGCGTCGTTGACGAAGGGCATCGGCGACAAAACCTGCCGCAAACTGTACGACGCGCTACGCCATTCAGACGCGGGGACCGTGGCCAAGGCCGCCAAAAAATACCCGGATTTCGGCGCGGACATCGCCTTCGTGGATTCCTTGCGGCTGCGCCACCTTTCGCCCGAGACGCTGTTCGGCGAGATCATCGCGCACTACACGCCCAAACTCCAGGAACTGTACCCCGACGACTATCCCAAACGGCTGCAGGGCCTGGAACAGCTGGCCCAGATCGCGGCGTCCTACACGGATCTGGACCTTTTCATCAGCGATCTTTCTCTGGACGATCCCTTTGAGGAAGAGGGGGAACGCGAGCACGTGACGCTTTCCACCATCCATTCCGCCAAGGGGCTGGAGTGGTCGGCGGTCATCATTATCGATCTGGTGGAGGAGCGGTTCCCCTCGCGCCACGCCTTGCAGCGCCACGAAGACCTGGAAGAGGAACGCCGCCTCATGTACGTGGCCGTGACGAGAGCCAGGGAGTACCTGGGGCTGTGTGTCCCGGCCACCCTGTACAGCAGGGGATCGGCTGTTACCGTTCCCGCAGAGCCGAGCCCCTTCATCCGGATTATTCCCTCGACGCTCTATGAGGAGTGGCTGGAAGGGTTTACCGGGCTGGCCCGGCGGCCCGTCTTCACGCCGCCGGTGGGAGCGGCCCGCAGATCGCCCTTTGATGTTCCGGATGATGATGCACCAGGTGATGACGCCCTGGGGGAACGGCCCGCGCCGCCCCGCGAATTCAAACCCGGGCCTGCCCGGGCGGCCTCCATTCCGCCCGTCCCCATCGCGGATGACGCGGCCCGGGGGGAGGGCGCTTCCGCCGGGCTTATTTCCCCGCTGCGGCAGGGAGAGAGCGGGTACTGCCGCCACAAGGTGTTCGGCCGGGGAAAGATCGTGCAGTTCCTGCCGCCGGACAAATACCGGGTGAACTTTCCCGGCATGGGGCTCAAGGTCATCATGGGGGCCTACCTGGAAATTGAAAAGGAGGGGTAA
- a CDS encoding putative PilZ domain protein (Evidence 3 : Function proposed based on presence of conserved amino acid motif, structural feature or limited homology): MDDRRNSPRIPLDAPCLLTLLVNYEEEHHAMVVDVSRGGVQLALSPGPGLSEVAPGMPVTLQNVPAPLNALLEGIHGKVAWVGVRCCGVKLNKELAIDSADITDLSRL, translated from the coding sequence ATGGACGACCGCAGAAATTCGCCTCGAATCCCCCTGGATGCCCCCTGTTTGCTGACCCTGCTGGTGAACTACGAAGAGGAGCATCACGCCATGGTCGTGGACGTGAGCCGGGGCGGCGTGCAGCTCGCCCTGTCGCCGGGGCCCGGTTTGTCGGAAGTCGCGCCGGGCATGCCGGTTACGTTGCAGAACGTTCCCGCGCCTCTGAACGCCCTTCTTGAAGGCATTCACGGCAAGGTGGCCTGGGTGGGCGTGCGGTGCTGCGGGGTCAAGCTCAACAAGGAACTGGCCATCGATTCGGCGGATATAACCGACCTTTCCCGGTTATAG
- a CDS encoding hypothetical protein (Evidence 5 : No homology to any previously reported sequences) — translation MYDNNSVTLPDFAINVNKPAPPRRAEGKDGFSAGTRKKPFQEYHEWSMSFPVRATVFSGA, via the coding sequence ATGTATGATAATAACTCGGTTACCTTGCCGGATTTTGCAATCAACGTCAACAAACCCGCCCCTCCCCGCCGCGCGGAAGGCAAGGACGGCTTTTCCGCCGGCACCCGCAAAAAGCCCTTTCAGGAATATCACGAATGGAGTATGAGTTTCCCGGTCCGCGCCACTGTTTTTTCCGGCGCGTAA